One Triticum dicoccoides isolate Atlit2015 ecotype Zavitan chromosome 5B, WEW_v2.0, whole genome shotgun sequence genomic window carries:
- the LOC119311129 gene encoding proteasome subunit beta type-4-like — translation MDGSHSHAAGGGEGTQRTLNPYVTGNSVIAMKYKDGVIMACDTGASYGSTLRYKSVERIKEVGKHSLIGGSGEFSDFQEILRYLDELTLNDHMWDDGNSLGPKEIHAYLTRVMYNRRNKFDPLWNSLVLGGVKKGPKGDEKYLGMVNMIGTHFEENHIATGFGNHMAIPILRGEWREDMTFEEAVKLIEKCLLVLLYRDRSSINKFQIAKITTEGSTIYPPYALKTNWGFAAFENPSKGAVGTW, via the exons ATGGACGGATCCCACTCCCACGCGGCCGGAGGCGGCGAGGGGACGCAGAGGACGCT GAACCCCTATGTGACCGGTAACTCGGTGATTGCAATGAAATACAAGGATGGTGTGATCATGGCATGTGACACTGGAG CCTCCTATGGGTCAACTCTGCGATACAAGAGTGTGGAGCGTATCAAGGAGGTTGGTAAGCATAGTCTTATTGGAGGGAGTGGGGAGTTCAGTGATTTCCAGGAGATTCTGCGGTATCTGGATGAACTGAC TCTGAATGATCATATGTGGGATGATGGGAACTCATTGGGCCCCAAGGAAATCCATGCATACCTGACAAGAGTGATGTACAACCGGCGCAATAAGTTTGACCCTCTGTGGAACTCCCTGGTGCTTGGTGGAGTGAAGAAGGGCCCAAAGGGCGATGAGAAGTATCTTGGCATG GTTAACATGATTGGTACACACTTTGAGGAGAACCACATTGCCACTGGATTTGGGAACCACATGGCAATCCCAATACTTCGTGGTGAGTGGCGTGAGGACATGACCTTTGAAGAAGCTGTTAAGCTGATTGAGAAGTGCCTGCTGGTTTTGTTGTACCGTGACCGATCATCCATCAACAAGTTCCAG ATTGCCAAGATCACGACCGAGGGATCGACCATCTACCCGCCGTACGCCCTGAAGACCAACTGGGGATTTGCCGCCTTCGAGAACCCATCCAAGGGTGCTGTAGGAACATGGTAG